A genomic region of Pseudomonadota bacterium contains the following coding sequences:
- a CDS encoding EcsC family protein, with the protein MMNSTLALTFSSEDHESLKLAHQRLENPGFAIRASNLLGWPLEHVVRLLPETAYKEIYAAAQIGIRRALDTAVSTLNSKRPGRAGDRFHLWAGMGAGALGGSFGLAGLAAELPISTGIMLRSIADVAIREGEDLADLETRMACLEVFALGGYSPEDDAADAGYYGLRLTLAASVSRAATHISRHGMGKEGAPAIAALIGSISSRFGFAVSEKVAAQMVPVVGAAGGAAINWLFIKHFQKMAHAHFTMRRLERHYGETMVKAAYQTISESAG; encoded by the coding sequence ATGATGAATTCGACTTTGGCCTTAACTTTCTCATCTGAGGATCATGAGAGCCTCAAATTGGCTCATCAGCGCTTGGAAAACCCCGGTTTTGCAATTCGGGCGTCCAATCTTCTGGGTTGGCCATTGGAGCATGTGGTTCGTCTATTACCCGAAACGGCATACAAAGAAATCTACGCAGCGGCTCAGATCGGCATTCGGCGTGCACTGGATACCGCCGTCTCGACCCTGAACAGCAAACGACCGGGGCGAGCGGGAGACCGGTTCCATTTGTGGGCAGGCATGGGGGCCGGCGCCCTCGGCGGATCTTTCGGCTTGGCCGGTTTAGCGGCCGAACTACCCATTTCCACCGGCATCATGCTGCGGTCGATCGCCGACGTGGCCATACGTGAAGGTGAGGACCTGGCCGACTTGGAAACGCGGATGGCTTGCCTGGAAGTCTTTGCATTGGGCGGCTATTCACCGGAAGATGACGCGGCCGACGCGGGTTACTATGGATTACGCCTTACATTGGCTGCCTCGGTGTCGCGAGCAGCGACTCACATATCGCGTCACGGGATGGGAAAAGAAGGGGCTCCGGCCATTGCAGCGCTAATAGGTTCCATATCTTCCCGCTTCGGGTTCGCGGTATCGGAAAAAGTTGCGGCGCAAATGGTACCGGTGGTCGGCGCTGCAGGTGGTGCCGCAATCAATTGGCTGTTTATCAAACATTTCCAGAAGATGGCTCACGCGCACTTTACGATGCGTCGCCTGGAACGCCACTACGGCGAGACGATGGTGAAGGCCGCTTATCAAACCATTTCTGAATCCGCTGGTTAG